The proteins below come from a single Anolis sagrei isolate rAnoSag1 chromosome 8, rAnoSag1.mat, whole genome shotgun sequence genomic window:
- the TPPP3 gene encoding tubulin polymerization-promoting protein family member 3, translating into MAESVDMASLEESFRKFAIYGDTKATGQEMNGKNWAKLCKDCKVIDGKGVTGTDVDIVFSKVKGKTARVINYEEFKSALEDLAPKRFKDKSKEEAYESICKLVAGKEPANVGVTKAKSVGAVERLTDTSKYTGSHKERFDESGKGKGKSGRENIVDNSGYVGAYKHAGTYDAKVKK; encoded by the exons ATGGCAGAGAGCGTAGACATGGCCTCATTGGAGGAGAGTTTCCGGAAATTTGCCATATATGGAGATACCAAAGCTACGGGCCAGGAAATGAATGGCAAGAACTGGGCCAAGCTGTGCAAAGATTGCAAAGTCATTGATGGCAAAGGGGTCACGGGCACCGACGTGGATATCGTCTTCAGCAAGGTGAA GGGGAAGACGGCCAGAGTCATAAACTATGAGGAGTTCAAGAGTGCCTTGGAGGATTTGGCCCCGAAGAGGTTTAAGGACAAAAGCAAGGAGGAAGCCTACGAATCTATCTGCAAACTGGTGGCAGGGAAAGAGCCAGCCAATGTGGGCGTCACG AAAGCCAAGTCTGTGGGGGCCGTGGAGCGACTCACCGACACGTCCAAGTACACGGGTTCCCACAAGGAGCGCTTTGACGAGAGCGGGAAGGGCAAAGGCAAGAGCGGGCGGGAGAACATCGTGGACAACAGCGGCTATGTGGGCGCCTACAAGCACGCAGGCACTTACGACGCCAAAGTGAAGAAATAG